Below is a genomic region from Zavarzinella sp..
AAAAACATGGCGAATAAATACCTGTCGCACCCGTTCTGATTTTGCCAGACGGTGCATCATCTCGCGTGGGTCAGCAACCACCCCATCCAGTTCCGGATCGCCACTGTCAGCAATTCGGCCAGTGGTATCTAATGCCACCTCACGGTAAACATCGCCTTTCGATTTTCCTTTGATGTCCAGATTCTTTGCGGTGGCTTCCGGATACAGCACTCGTTCCGTGGTGCGAAAACGCCCGTAGTGGTCAAATTGTTCCAGCGGAAGCCCCAGATCATCCATACGCTGGTGGCATTTCCAGCATTCTGCTGCCCGCGTTACCTGTAGGCGATCCCGAAAGGTCCGGTGGGGATCGTCGGGCACCTGGGCCACCACACCAATGGGCAGGTCTGGCACCGTCCCACCGAGCAGGCGTTCACGAATCCAGCGCCCACGACGAACAGGATCGTTATCGAAGTTGGTGCTCCAGGAAATCAGCCAGCTTGGCTGCATCAGAATGCCGATGCGGGTATTTTCCGGCATCACGGCGGGTTGTTTTTCCGGCCATTTGTCGAATCCATAGATTCCCTCCATCGACAGCGTAAACTTGCCCGTTTTGGGATCTACCCCACCTGTTCTGGCTTCGGCACGCTGGATGACATTTCGTTTTTTGTCGTAACGAGCATTCGCAAATGTGGTTTGGGTGGTCAGCAGTTCCCGCAGCACCTCTCGATCCTGCTTCAGAATGTGGGAAATCAGTAATTCGGTATCGTTGATGTGGGCACGCGGAAAATACAACGAATCTTTGGGATTATCTTTGAAAACATCAGCCGCCAGATCATATTCGAAGTATTCCCGAAAAAACTGCATGATGCGGCTGGAATCGGTCTTCGGATTTGCCAGCACTTTTTTGATCGCCTGAAGCATCTCGTCGTGGCTGGTCAATTGCCCTTTTTCCAGCATTGTCTGCAGGTCGCGGTCGAGCCGGTAGCCCAGGCTGAAGCTGATCGCCCGCACCATTTCCGGTGGGGTGAGTAATTTTCGCTGCCCTTGCCCACCACCCATTTCGGTGCGGAAAATCGTCTGAGAATTGAGCAGCACCGCCTGCAACATTGTTCGCACCGCCGTGGGTGAATCGGCCTGCCGGCGACATTTTTCGTACAGGGCCAGGTAACGTGCCACATCCTGTTCGGTGGGCTGCCAGCCAATTGCCATGCGAAACTGGGTTCGCACCGCACGCTGTAATTGCTCTGGCGTGGGCTGCGCAGTTTCAATCAGTTGCACAAACTCTTTAATCGCACGTGGGTTGGGTCGACGTTCCGGCTTGGGCAACTCACTGGACTTCGGGTCCCTTCTGGGAATGATTACCATTTCTTTCGTGGTCTGTGCGGTCACCACAGCTTCAGCATTCCGCACCAGAATTTCGGTACTGGGGATGTCAGCAGCGTAGAGATTGGCAAAATCACGGATCCCACGTTCATCGATGAGCGTAAACGGCTGACTGATCCCGGGTGCGTCTTTTGCCCAGCTTTGCACCAGATTCATGTAAGCCTGTGGGTGAATCCGCCAGATCCGTGCAGGTGTGGCGGCATCTTCGGCTGGTTTTTGCTGAAAAAGCAATTCATGAGGAATGAGATTTCCTTCATTTGGCAGGCGGCTTGGCTGCTGAGCAACCAACGCACTGATCCAGGCCACCACTTGACGCGACTGGGTCTGGTTGGGCCGTGGCTCTTTTTTGGGTGGCATCAGGCCATCTCGAATCTGATCGCGAATACCTGCCCACGTGGCAACGGGAATTTTTCCTTCGATGGCCAAACGGTCGAGGCGTACATCGCTCGCTTGTTTCATTTCCCCATGGCACTGAAAACAGTGCTGGGTCAGAAATGGTCGAACGGTTTTGTCGTAAGTGCTTTTGAAACTGTCACTTAACGGCTCTGCTGCCTGCGAAACGCACGCCCAGACCCCAAACGCAATGACAGTTGCCCAACTGTTTGACATTCATGCCCCCTGCCCACGCACGGACAAAGGTAAGGACGCACCGCCCCACGTTTAGGCAGGGGAAAGATGAAATATTTTTAATGATTGCTGCCAATCTTGCCGATTCTTTTCGTAACATCCTGTGCATGGTTGCGGGTAAAACCTGCCTGGTGCGTACTTCCGACCGCACATCGATGAAGAACATCACCGGGCCGGCTGCCTGGCTTCGTGTTGTACCGCAGTATTCATGTGCAGCGGATTTGTTCGGTCGTTTATTTATTGCTGCACACAAAACCGATATGTGCTCGGATCGAGCGGATGACTTGCCCACACATTAAGGAATCCAGGATCCCATGGAAATCCCTCAATAAAATCCCCTCCCACTTCGCCAATTTGTAAGAGATGCCGATACCCCTCTTCCTCCAACCGTTTCACGTCGTCCCGGACTTGAACACGCTCGACATAGCAGTGTCCTCCGAGCGTGCATCCCGTGATATGAATTAGTCGGCACTGATCGTCATGAGTAAGATCGCTACCAGGGTTATGAAGTTCAAGTGCACGAGCTTCAAAAATATTCGGCGAATCCTCCGATCGGAAAGAAACTGGGTGAACCGCTACCCAGATCAACTCGCTGGGCTCAAGAATCTGATTGTTGAAAGCAATGATGTCACGAGCCGCATCATTACCAAGTCGATCGAAACGATGAAAAATGGAAAACTCGGTCTTTTCAAACTCAATCAGGGGGAAGGTGCCAAAGTATTGAG
It encodes:
- a CDS encoding DUF1588 domain-containing protein: MSNSWATVIAFGVWACVSQAAEPLSDSFKSTYDKTVRPFLTQHCFQCHGEMKQASDVRLDRLAIEGKIPVATWAGIRDQIRDGLMPPKKEPRPNQTQSRQVVAWISALVAQQPSRLPNEGNLIPHELLFQQKPAEDAATPARIWRIHPQAYMNLVQSWAKDAPGISQPFTLIDERGIRDFANLYAADIPSTEILVRNAEAVVTAQTTKEMVIIPRRDPKSSELPKPERRPNPRAIKEFVQLIETAQPTPEQLQRAVRTQFRMAIGWQPTEQDVARYLALYEKCRRQADSPTAVRTMLQAVLLNSQTIFRTEMGGGQGQRKLLTPPEMVRAISFSLGYRLDRDLQTMLEKGQLTSHDEMLQAIKKVLANPKTDSSRIMQFFREYFEYDLAADVFKDNPKDSLYFPRAHINDTELLISHILKQDREVLRELLTTQTTFANARYDKKRNVIQRAEARTGGVDPKTGKFTLSMEGIYGFDKWPEKQPAVMPENTRIGILMQPSWLISWSTNFDNDPVRRGRWIRERLLGGTVPDLPIGVVAQVPDDPHRTFRDRLQVTRAAECWKCHQRMDDLGLPLEQFDHYGRFRTTERVLYPEATAKNLDIKGKSKGDVYREVALDTTGRIADSGDPELDGVVADPREMMHRLAKSERVRQVFIRHVFRFFMGRNESLADASTLQAADEAYVRSGGSFNALLESIFTSDSFLYRKQIARVEP